The following coding sequences lie in one Glycine max cultivar Williams 82 chromosome 19, Glycine_max_v4.0, whole genome shotgun sequence genomic window:
- the LOC100789676 gene encoding uncharacterized protein, which produces MTRAMLLVLFPQDNKAKFNFPSPSKSLVSKAQSTISICLLLFFTTLLLFTLSTLPNTPHTPPTHPPKPTPHHLALQRMGTLHRRGTKSMSDLLICHVPDETPLQDFRIFLRLLHRSSLTSSSDVVFLFPSPSSSIKFTHIILQENTAFSSLLHLHAHLNSTRWRQHPKSTFDPNRFISKTTQQQQPLWGPKTRTNSNRSHSLSYGSVLSFDASELDPENSLSSFLDKVPLTLRRWACYPMLLGRVRRNFKHVMLADVRSLLILKDPLARVRNRSPDSVILFTKTEKHGKRTQRAVVSSVIMGGARGVRRLSGTVVVEIVRAATQHRKKKNSVSESAVLSQLVGGSEFVWKNKNVNLIASSESIPELTSASASASVSAASSTTSFSDSAMVQRGVSNHDLNYVIMRQICSSVVDSSVYSDC; this is translated from the coding sequence ATGACAAGAGCAATGCTCCTGGTGTTATTCCCTCAAGACAACAAAGCCAAGTTCAACTTCCCTTCTCCTTCTAAGTCTCTTGTCTCCAAAGCACAATCCACTATCTCAATCTGCCTCCTTCTCTTTTTCACAACTCTCCTCCTTTTTACTCTCTCCACCCTCCCAAACACCCCTCACACCCCTCCCACTCACCCTCCTAAACCCACCCCCCACCACCTGGCTCTCCAGCGCATGGGCACTCTCCACCGCAGAGGCACCAAATCCATGTCCGACCTCCTCATCTGCCACGTGCCTGACGAAACCCCCCTCCAAGACTTCCGCATCTTCCTCCGCCTCCTCCACCGTTCTTCCCTCACTTCCTCATCCGACGTCGTTTTCCTCTTCCCTTCTCCTTCCTCATCCATCAAATTCACCCATATTATTCTTCAAGAGAACACCGCATTCTCTTCTTTGCTGCACCTCCACGCGCACCTCAACTCCACGCGCTGGCGCCAACACCCCAAATCCACCTTCGACCCCAATCGCTTCATCTCCAAAaccacacaacaacaacaaccacttTGGGGTCCCAAAACAAGAACCAACTCAAACCGGTCCCACTCACTGAGTTACGGATCGGTGCTGAGTTTCGACGCCTCCGAACTCGACCCGGAGAACTCGCTCTCGAGTTTCCTCGACAAAGTCCCACTCACTCTCCGGCGCTGGGCGTGCTACCCAATGCTCCTCGGCCGAGTCAGACGCAATTTCAAACACGTCATGCTCGCCGACGTGAGAAGCCTCTTGATTTTAAAGGACCCTCTCGCCCGAGTGAGGAATCGGAGCCCCGACTCGGTCATTCTCTTCACGAAAACGGAGAAGCACGGGAAGAGAACTCAGCGCGCGGTCGTCTCCTCCGTTATCATGGGCGGAGCTCGCGGCGTACGGCGGCTCTCCGGCACGGTGGTGGTGGAGATCGTCCGCGCCGCCACGCAGCACAGGAAGAAGAAAAACTCGGTGTCCGAGTCGGCTGTACTGAGTCAACTCGTCGGCGGGAGCGAGTTTGTGTGGAAAAACAAGAACGTTAATTTGATAGCTTCGTCCGAGTCAATACCCGAGTTAACAAGTGCAAGTGCAAGTGCAAGTGTAAGTGCTGCTTCTTCAACGACGTCGTTTTCGGATTCCGCGATGGTTCAACGTGGTGTGAGTAATCACGACCTTAATTATGTCATCATGAGGCAAATTTGTTCGTCTGTGGTAGATTCTTCTGTCTATAGCGattgttag
- the LOC102662682 gene encoding putative disease resistance RPP13-like protein 1 yields the protein MTTLQNSIRTTFCSFLQNMAEYFVFDIAESLLRKLASSVYEEASRAYDLYEDVKGIKDTLSIVKGVLLDAEEKKEHKHGLREWLGQIQNVCLDAEDILGGFECQNLRKQVVKALGSTRMKVGHFFSSFNSLVFRLRIAHQIKNVRRRLYKIAADGNKFGLERIDVDHRLVQRTEMTYSHVDASGVIGRDNDKDEIIKLLMQPHPNCDGDGDKSLCYSHSGYWRLREDHTCKVGVQ from the coding sequence ATGACCACGTTACAAAATTCAATCCGAACTACTTTCTGCTCTTTCCTGCAGAACATGGCCGAATATTTTGTCTTCGATATTGCTGAATCACTGTTAAGGAAGCTTGCTTCTTCTGTTTATGAAGAAGCTTCTCGAGCTTATGATCTGTATGAGGATGTGAAAGGCATCAAAGACACTTTGTCAATTGTGAAAGGTGTGCTGTTGGATGCTGAGGAGAAGAAGGAGCACAAGCATGGGTTGCGCGAATGGCTCGGGCAGATTCAAAATGTATGCTTAGATGCTGAAGATATCTTGGGTGGATTTGAGTGCCAAAACCTTAGAAAGCAAGTTGTCAAAGCATTAGGCAGCACAAGGATGAAGGTAGGCCACTTCTTTTCTTCGTTCAATTCTCTTGTTTTCCGTCTTAGGATTgctcatcaaataaaaaatgttagacGTAGATTGTATAAGATAGCAGCTGATGGGAACAAGTTTGGTCTTGAGAGGATTGATGTTGATCACAGACTTGTGCAAAGGACAGAAATGACTTATTCCCATGTTGATGCTTCAGGGGTGATTGGAAGGGATAATGATAAGGATGAAATTATCAAGCTTTTGATGCAACCTCACCCCAATTGTGATGGCGATGGAGATAAAAGTTTGTGTTATTCCCATAGTGGGTATTGGAGGCTTAGGGAAGACCACACTTGCAAAGTTGGTGTTCAATGA